A stretch of the Teredinibacter haidensis genome encodes the following:
- the rpsL gene encoding 30S ribosomal protein S12 — translation MATINQLVRKPRKRKVQASDVRALEACPQRRGVCTRVYTTTPKKPNSALRKVCRVRLTNGFEVSSYIGGEGHNLQEHSVVLIRGGRVKDLPGVRYHTVRGSLDTSGVNDRKQGRSKYGTKRPK, via the coding sequence ATGGCAACGATCAACCAGTTGGTTCGTAAGCCGAGAAAACGCAAAGTTCAGGCTAGTGACGTTCGTGCTTTGGAAGCATGTCCTCAGCGCCGTGGTGTTTGTACTCGTGTTTACACTACAACACCTAAAAAGCCAAACTCAGCACTGCGTAAAGTATGTCGTGTGCGTTTGACTAACGGTTTCGAGGTGTCTTCCTACATCGGTGGTGAAGGTCACAATCTACAGGAACACAGCGTTGTATTGATCCGTGGCGGTCGAGTTAAAGACTTGCCTGGTGTTCGATACCACACTGTTCGTGGTTCTTTGGATACGTCTGGCGTTAACGACCGTAAACAGGGTCGTTCTAAGTACGGTACTAAGCGTCCTAAGTAA
- the rpsG gene encoding 30S ribosomal protein S7, translated as MPRRRVVAKREILPDPKFGNVTLAKFMNHVMISGKKSVAERIVYGALEQVQEKLNKDPLEVFGEALENIAPLVEVKSRRVGGATYQVPVEVRPSRREALAMRWLVEYSRSRGEKSMPQRLAGELIDASQSKGGAVKKREDVHRMAEANKAFSHFRF; from the coding sequence ATGCCTAGAAGAAGAGTTGTCGCCAAGCGCGAAATATTACCAGATCCCAAATTTGGTAACGTGACATTGGCAAAATTTATGAACCACGTGATGATCAGTGGAAAAAAATCCGTAGCTGAGCGTATTGTGTATGGCGCTCTGGAACAGGTTCAGGAAAAACTGAACAAAGATCCTCTGGAAGTCTTCGGTGAAGCTCTGGAAAACATCGCACCGCTGGTGGAAGTTAAGTCCCGCCGCGTGGGTGGAGCTACCTATCAGGTGCCTGTAGAAGTTCGTCCTTCTCGTCGTGAAGCACTGGCAATGCGTTGGTTGGTGGAATATTCCCGTTCTCGCGGTGAAAAATCCATGCCTCAGCGTTTGGCTGGTGAATTAATCGATGCTTCCCAAAGTAAGGGTGGCGCGGTTAAAAAGCGTGAAGACGTTCACCGCATGGCAGAAGCGAACAAGGCCTTCTCGCACTTCCGCTTCTAA
- the fusA gene encoding elongation factor G: protein MARKTPIARYRNIGICAHVDAGKTTTTERVLFYTGLSHKIGEVHDGAATMDWMEQEQERGITITSAATTCFWAGMQKQFDQHRINIIDTPGHVDFTIEVERSLRVLDGAVVVLCGSSGVQPQTETVWRQANKYEVPRMVFVNKMDRAGASFEMVVKQLKERLGAVAVPLQMTIGAEEDFKGVVDLVKMKAILWNEDDMGMTFTYDDIPENIRDQCEEMREHLVEAAAEANDELTEKYLEDGQLSEDEIKAGIRARTLANEIVPVLGGSAFKNKGVQAVLDAVVEYLPAPTEVKAIQGTLLDGETVATREANDDEPFAALAFKIATDPFVGTLTFFRVYSGKLESGTAVYNSVKQKKERVGRMVQMHSNSREEIKEVLAGDIAAAIGLKDVTTGDTLCSEQGKIVLERMEFPEPVISVAVEPRSQADQEKMGVALGKLAQEDPSFRVKTDEETGQTIISGMGELHLDILVERMRREFSVEANIGKPQVAYRERITRSSEIEGKFVRQSGGRGQFGHVWLKFEPADDTNAEGLEFVNEIVGGAVPKEYIPAVEKGISEQMQNGVVAGYPLLGLKATLYDGSYHDVDSSEIAFKIAASMATKKLAQEGGAVLLEPMMKVEVVTPEENMGDVVGDLNRRRGLIQGMDENPSGKVVTAEVPLAEMFGYATDLRSATQGRATFTMEFERYAEAPNKIAEEIIAKN from the coding sequence GTGGCACGTAAGACCCCAATCGCACGCTATCGAAATATCGGTATCTGCGCGCATGTTGACGCGGGTAAAACCACCACGACCGAGCGTGTTCTTTTTTATACCGGTTTGTCGCATAAAATTGGTGAGGTCCATGATGGTGCTGCCACCATGGACTGGATGGAGCAAGAGCAGGAGCGTGGTATTACCATCACTTCTGCCGCTACCACCTGTTTTTGGGCGGGAATGCAGAAGCAGTTCGATCAGCATCGGATTAATATTATCGATACTCCTGGGCACGTTGACTTCACTATTGAGGTGGAACGCTCCCTTCGCGTACTTGACGGCGCTGTCGTTGTTTTATGCGGTTCCTCGGGCGTGCAGCCGCAAACGGAAACCGTATGGCGTCAGGCCAATAAGTACGAAGTTCCACGCATGGTGTTCGTGAATAAAATGGACCGTGCTGGAGCCAGCTTTGAAATGGTTGTGAAGCAGCTCAAAGAGCGGCTCGGTGCTGTTGCAGTACCACTGCAAATGACAATCGGCGCAGAAGAAGATTTTAAGGGTGTTGTTGACCTAGTGAAGATGAAAGCGATCCTGTGGAATGAAGATGACATGGGCATGACCTTTACCTACGACGACATCCCCGAAAATATACGGGATCAGTGCGAGGAAATGCGAGAGCATTTAGTGGAAGCGGCAGCTGAAGCAAACGATGAGCTAACAGAAAAATATCTCGAAGACGGTCAGCTCTCGGAAGATGAGATAAAGGCGGGCATTCGCGCTCGGACCCTGGCCAATGAAATTGTGCCGGTATTGGGTGGCTCGGCCTTTAAGAATAAAGGCGTACAGGCTGTGTTGGATGCGGTTGTTGAATATTTACCCGCGCCGACGGAAGTAAAAGCGATTCAAGGCACCTTGTTAGATGGTGAGACGGTCGCGACACGTGAAGCCAATGACGACGAGCCGTTTGCAGCTTTGGCTTTCAAAATTGCAACAGACCCTTTTGTGGGTACGCTGACATTTTTCCGTGTGTATTCTGGAAAGCTTGAAAGTGGTACAGCCGTTTATAATTCGGTTAAACAAAAAAAAGAGCGTGTTGGTCGTATGGTGCAGATGCACTCCAACAGTCGCGAAGAAATTAAAGAAGTGTTGGCTGGTGATATCGCCGCCGCCATTGGTCTTAAAGATGTGACCACAGGCGATACCCTTTGCTCTGAGCAGGGTAAAATCGTGTTGGAGCGTATGGAGTTTCCGGAGCCAGTTATATCTGTTGCAGTTGAGCCCCGCTCTCAAGCTGATCAGGAGAAAATGGGCGTCGCTCTCGGTAAGTTGGCTCAGGAAGACCCCTCTTTTCGCGTAAAAACAGACGAAGAAACGGGGCAAACGATTATTTCCGGTATGGGTGAGTTGCACCTGGATATTCTCGTTGAGCGTATGCGCCGAGAATTTAGCGTGGAGGCCAATATTGGTAAGCCGCAGGTCGCTTATCGAGAGCGCATCACACGCAGTAGTGAAATTGAAGGAAAGTTTGTACGACAGTCTGGTGGTCGCGGTCAGTTTGGTCATGTGTGGCTTAAATTTGAACCAGCAGATGATACAAACGCGGAAGGTCTTGAATTCGTCAACGAAATTGTTGGTGGTGCTGTTCCAAAAGAATACATCCCGGCAGTGGAGAAGGGTATATCCGAGCAAATGCAGAATGGCGTTGTCGCGGGTTACCCGTTATTGGGGCTGAAGGCGACGCTTTATGATGGGTCATATCACGATGTTGACTCGAGCGAAATCGCCTTTAAAATTGCAGCCTCAATGGCGACTAAGAAATTGGCGCAGGAAGGCGGTGCTGTACTGCTTGAGCCAATGATGAAGGTAGAAGTCGTGACACCTGAAGAAAACATGGGAGACGTTGTGGGAGACCTCAATCGTCGTCGTGGTTTGATTCAGGGAATGGATGAAAACCCTTCAGGTAAAGTTGTAACCGCAGAGGTGCCTCTGGCTGAAATGTTTGGCTATGCCACTGATCTGCGGTCTGCAACACAAGGTCGTGCGACCTTCACCATGGAGTTTGAGCGTTACGCTGAAGCACCTAATAAAATTGCGGAAGAAATCATCGCTAAAAATTAA
- the tuf gene encoding elongation factor Tu: MAKEKFERNKPHVNVGTIGHVDHGKTTLTAALTRVCAEVWGGTAVAFDGIDNAPEERERGITIATSHVEYDSPSRHYAHVDCPGHADYVKNMITGAAQMDGAVLVCGATDGPMPQTREHILLSRQVGVPYIIVYLNKADLLAEDCGGVGSDEYNEMLELVEMELRELLDTYEFPGDDTPIIAGSALMALNGQDDNELGTTSVKKLVEALDAYIPEPERAIDLPFLMPIEDVFSISGRGTVVTGRVERGIVTVGEEIEIIGIKDTTKTTCTGVEMFRKLLDEGRAGENVGVLLRGTKRDEVERGQVLAKPGSITPHTKFEAEVYVLSKDEGGRHTPFFKGYRPQFYFRTTDVTGACEMPEGVEMVMPGDNIQMVVTLIAPIAMEDGLRFAIREGGRTVGAGVVAKIIE; encoded by the coding sequence GTGGCTAAAGAAAAATTTGAACGTAATAAACCCCACGTAAACGTTGGTACCATTGGTCACGTTGACCACGGCAAAACCACTCTGACTGCAGCCCTAACCCGTGTATGTGCGGAAGTGTGGGGCGGTACTGCCGTTGCTTTCGATGGTATCGATAATGCGCCAGAAGAGCGTGAGCGTGGTATTACTATTGCAACTTCTCACGTAGAGTACGATTCACCTTCTCGTCACTACGCACACGTTGACTGTCCTGGACACGCCGACTACGTGAAAAACATGATTACGGGTGCTGCTCAGATGGATGGCGCTGTTTTGGTTTGTGGTGCTACCGATGGCCCTATGCCCCAGACTCGTGAGCACATCTTGCTGTCTCGTCAGGTTGGTGTACCTTACATCATCGTTTACCTGAATAAAGCTGACCTGCTCGCGGAAGATTGTGGTGGCGTTGGTTCCGACGAATACAACGAAATGTTGGAACTGGTTGAAATGGAGCTGCGTGAGCTGCTCGACACTTACGAATTCCCAGGCGACGATACCCCAATCATCGCAGGTTCAGCGCTGATGGCTCTGAATGGTCAAGATGACAACGAATTGGGTACAACTTCTGTTAAGAAGCTGGTTGAAGCCCTGGATGCATACATTCCCGAGCCAGAGCGTGCTATCGACCTGCCGTTCCTGATGCCTATCGAAGATGTATTCTCTATATCTGGTCGTGGTACTGTTGTTACTGGCCGTGTAGAGCGTGGTATCGTTACCGTTGGTGAAGAAATCGAAATTATTGGTATCAAAGACACAACCAAAACGACCTGTACCGGTGTTGAAATGTTCCGCAAGCTGCTGGACGAAGGCCGTGCTGGTGAGAACGTTGGTGTTCTGTTGCGTGGTACTAAGCGTGATGAAGTTGAACGTGGTCAGGTACTGGCTAAGCCAGGTTCTATCACTCCACACACTAAGTTCGAAGCAGAAGTTTATGTTCTGTCCAAGGACGAAGGTGGTCGTCACACTCCATTCTTCAAAGGCTACCGCCCACAGTTCTACTTCCGTACGACTGACGTAACCGGTGCTTGCGAAATGCCAGAAGGCGTTGAAATGGTAATGCCTGGCGATAATATTCAGATGGTTGTTACTCTGATTGCTCCTATCGCAATGGAAGACGGTTTACGCTTTGCAATTCGCGAAGGTGGCCGTACCGTTGGTGCTGGTGTTGTTGCCAAAATTATTGAGTAA
- a CDS encoding TRAP transporter substrate-binding protein, with amino-acid sequence MVAFLCSLIAACGDKTGVRVIKMAHSLDTAHPVHKAMVFMSERLDEISKGSMRLDIYPGGQLGSERESIELLQIGSLAMTKVSTSPLEGFVPEMKVFSMPYVFRDHEHYWSMLNSPLGKQLLMSGEKVRLRGLGYFDSGSRSYYTVDKQVLSPADLKSMKIRVMNSQTSVRMVKAMGGSGTPISWGELYTALQQGVVDGAENNPPSFYSSKHFEVAKYYTLNEHTSVPDIVLISSYVWNSLTELQQVWLQQAMDEAVIYQRQLWLEATEDALSAVREAGVEVVYPDKQPFMDAVIEMHESYKGTQAYDILKKIQAM; translated from the coding sequence ATGGTTGCCTTTCTGTGTTCGCTTATCGCTGCTTGCGGAGATAAAACTGGAGTACGGGTAATCAAAATGGCCCATTCACTCGATACCGCTCATCCAGTGCATAAGGCTATGGTCTTTATGTCCGAGCGATTAGATGAAATATCCAAGGGCAGTATGCGGTTAGATATTTATCCCGGCGGGCAACTGGGCTCCGAGCGTGAGAGCATAGAGCTGCTACAAATAGGGAGTCTCGCCATGACAAAAGTGTCTACGAGTCCTCTTGAAGGCTTTGTTCCTGAAATGAAAGTCTTCAGCATGCCCTACGTTTTTCGCGATCACGAACATTATTGGAGCATGCTGAATAGCCCTTTGGGTAAACAGTTATTGATGTCTGGTGAAAAGGTACGTTTACGCGGTTTGGGTTATTTTGATTCGGGAAGTCGCAGCTACTACACCGTCGACAAGCAGGTATTATCCCCGGCCGACCTTAAAAGTATGAAAATTCGGGTGATGAACAGTCAGACTTCTGTGCGAATGGTTAAGGCAATGGGGGGATCTGGAACGCCCATTTCATGGGGAGAGCTGTATACCGCTTTGCAGCAAGGTGTAGTGGATGGTGCCGAAAATAACCCTCCCAGCTTCTATTCATCCAAGCACTTTGAAGTCGCCAAATATTACACCCTAAACGAACATACATCGGTCCCGGATATTGTGCTGATCAGCAGCTATGTATGGAACTCCCTAACTGAGCTGCAGCAGGTATGGTTGCAACAAGCTATGGATGAAGCCGTAATCTACCAGCGACAGCTATGGCTGGAGGCAACAGAGGACGCCTTAAGTGCAGTGCGTGAAGCGGGGGTTGAAGTGGTGTATCCCGATAAGCAACCGTTTATGGATGCCGTTATAGAAATGCACGAGTCTTATAAAGGCACTCAAGCTTACGACATTCTTAAAAAAATACAGGCGATGTAG
- a CDS encoding TRAP transporter small permease: MKNFLSKTEFVLGHFLGLLMFLIVLDVTWQVVTRFILSEPSSYTEEVARYLLVWIGLLGAAYAYRRHAHLGLDIVTRALTGVTALVAQKLADSLCLLFALSVMVVGGWNLVSLTLELNQLSAALQIPIGYVYSVIPLSGVLIVLFAFERLITAPAEIAEHDSFTAIK, encoded by the coding sequence ATGAAAAATTTCCTATCAAAAACCGAATTTGTACTGGGCCATTTTCTCGGCCTGTTAATGTTTTTAATCGTGCTCGACGTTACCTGGCAGGTGGTTACTCGCTTTATTTTAAGCGAGCCGAGTTCCTATACCGAAGAGGTCGCACGTTATTTGTTGGTATGGATCGGGTTGCTAGGCGCAGCTTACGCTTATCGTCGCCACGCACATTTGGGGCTAGATATCGTTACCCGCGCCTTGACGGGTGTAACAGCGCTGGTTGCCCAAAAGCTGGCGGATAGTCTATGCCTGCTTTTCGCTTTATCCGTAATGGTAGTGGGTGGTTGGAATCTGGTGAGCCTAACGTTGGAACTCAATCAATTGTCTGCAGCGTTACAGATTCCTATAGGTTATGTCTATAGTGTGATTCCGCTTAGTGGGGTTTTAATCGTGTTATTTGCATTTGAACGGCTGATAACAGCGCCGGCCGAAATTGCCGAGCACGATTCGTTTACGGCGATAAAATAA
- a CDS encoding TRAP transporter large permease: MEISVVVLLVSFVILLLINVPVSISIGVATLLAMLLTIDFIPAVTTIAQRMGGGIDSFALLAIPFFVLSGLLMGRGGIAHRLIEFAKAIIGMLPGGLAFVNIISCTLFGAISGSSVAATSAIGGFMIPAMEKEGYDRNFTAAITVTSSTTGLLIPPSNILIIYSLASGGVSIAALFVAGYLPGLLVSLGLMGVCAIYAKINGYPVGRAPTAREAVVKTLDALPSLFLIVLVIGGIIGGYVTATEASVIAVLYSLLLSVVVYREVKVSDLPEIFTKSVETTAIVMLLIATSTAMSWMLSYDNIPQAISNALMHMSDNPFIILLTINLILLAVGIFMDMTPAVLIFTPIFLPVAVSLGMSPLHFGIMMVLNLCIGLCTPPVGAVLFVGCSIAKTTIAQLIRPLIPLYGAMFIALLLVTYIPAISEFLPTYFGLYGK, translated from the coding sequence GTGGAAATTTCTGTTGTTGTCTTACTGGTTTCATTTGTTATTTTACTGCTGATTAATGTTCCTGTTTCTATCAGTATTGGTGTGGCGACCCTACTTGCTATGCTGCTCACTATTGATTTTATCCCTGCAGTAACTACCATCGCGCAGCGCATGGGTGGAGGAATTGACAGTTTTGCATTACTGGCGATTCCATTTTTTGTGTTGTCGGGTCTACTGATGGGGCGAGGTGGTATTGCGCATCGGTTAATTGAGTTTGCTAAAGCTATAATCGGGATGCTGCCGGGCGGTCTGGCATTCGTCAATATTATTAGCTGTACTTTGTTCGGTGCTATTTCTGGTTCGTCGGTTGCGGCCACTTCCGCTATTGGTGGTTTTATGATCCCGGCGATGGAAAAAGAAGGTTACGATCGAAACTTTACCGCTGCAATTACGGTAACGTCCTCCACCACCGGCCTGCTAATTCCTCCCAGTAACATTCTGATTATTTATTCTCTTGCGAGCGGCGGCGTATCGATTGCAGCGCTGTTTGTCGCTGGCTATTTACCCGGCCTCCTCGTTTCTCTTGGGCTAATGGGCGTTTGTGCTATTTATGCAAAAATAAATGGTTATCCTGTTGGTCGTGCTCCGACGGCTAGAGAGGCCGTGGTTAAAACTCTGGACGCATTGCCCAGTCTTTTTTTAATTGTTCTTGTGATTGGGGGTATTATTGGGGGCTATGTCACTGCGACCGAGGCCAGTGTGATTGCGGTCCTTTATTCGCTGTTGCTTTCAGTCGTTGTCTACCGAGAGGTAAAGGTTAGCGATTTGCCAGAAATCTTTACCAAATCTGTAGAAACGACGGCAATTGTTATGTTGCTAATTGCAACATCCACCGCTATGTCGTGGATGTTAAGCTACGATAATATTCCTCAGGCGATCAGCAATGCGCTGATGCACATGAGCGATAACCCCTTTATTATTTTGCTTACCATTAATCTGATTCTATTGGCTGTGGGTATCTTTATGGATATGACGCCCGCTGTGCTGATTTTTACACCCATCTTTTTACCGGTTGCGGTCAGTCTGGGTATGTCGCCCTTACATTTCGGTATTATGATGGTGTTGAACTTGTGTATTGGCTTGTGTACTCCACCCGTGGGGGCGGTTTTATTTGTCGGCTGCAGTATCGCTAAGACCACCATTGCACAATTAATACGGCCCTTGATTCCATTGTACGGAGCCATGTTTATTGCTCTATTATTGGTTACCTATATACCAGCCATCAGTGAATTTTTGCCAACTTACTTTGGCTTATACGGAAAATAA
- a CDS encoding sugar kinase: MARIAAIGEVMVELSPFPTTESTDKEVMALGFAGDTFNTAIYMARTGIQTDYATLLGDDPYSTQILNLASSEKVGTGMIETMPGRLPGMYMIRNAPCGEREFYYWRKEARARELFADKAHTEQLTKQLMTCDYLYFSGITLAIISDHSREMLLNFVDEYRSQGGVFCFDINYRPRLWDCQTQAQNIMMDMMAHADMALLTLDDEAMLWGDGSIEATIERYKGCAVKELILKRGAKEVVTLVDGNEVHIPVPWVEGVVDTTGAGDSFNAGYVSARMQGLSSEEAAKHGIHVASIVIRNRGAIVKKSNFDAEYKGLQL, translated from the coding sequence ATGGCACGAATTGCAGCAATTGGCGAAGTTATGGTGGAGCTATCTCCATTCCCAACAACAGAATCAACAGATAAAGAAGTCATGGCCTTGGGCTTTGCCGGCGATACCTTCAATACTGCAATTTATATGGCACGAACCGGTATACAAACCGACTACGCAACCCTGCTCGGTGACGACCCTTACAGCACACAAATTCTGAATTTGGCATCATCCGAAAAAGTCGGCACGGGCATGATTGAAACAATGCCTGGGCGCTTACCGGGTATGTATATGATTCGCAATGCCCCCTGCGGCGAACGAGAATTTTACTATTGGCGAAAAGAGGCCCGTGCACGTGAACTGTTCGCGGATAAGGCCCACACCGAACAACTCACCAAACAACTAATGACCTGTGACTATCTCTATTTTAGTGGTATCACCCTTGCCATAATCAGCGACCACTCAAGAGAGATGCTCTTAAATTTTGTCGATGAATATCGCAGCCAGGGCGGTGTATTTTGCTTTGATATTAACTATCGGCCACGCCTGTGGGATTGCCAAACCCAGGCACAAAACATCATGATGGATATGATGGCCCATGCGGATATGGCCCTACTAACACTTGATGACGAAGCAATGCTGTGGGGCGACGGATCTATTGAGGCAACCATTGAACGCTACAAAGGCTGCGCGGTTAAAGAGCTAATACTAAAACGCGGTGCTAAGGAAGTGGTAACACTGGTAGACGGAAATGAAGTACATATCCCTGTTCCCTGGGTCGAAGGCGTAGTCGATACAACCGGAGCGGGAGATTCATTTAATGCCGGTTACGTTTCAGCAAGAATGCAGGGGCTTTCGAGCGAAGAGGCCGCTAAACATGGAATTCATGTGGCCTCCATTGTTATCCGTAATCGCGGCGCGATCGTAAAGAAAAGCAATTTCGATGCGGAGTATAAAGGACTACAACTCTAA
- a CDS encoding FadR/GntR family transcriptional regulator has product MVMLTRLKPLTLVDQANEQLYQYIDQNGLEEGDSLPSIAELSEKFGASRAVIRESLKSLEAKGIIEIANGKRAKIKPVTSEPLLDYFQRFMQVDQRAAWEFAEIRIALEIQSVSLAIQRGSDAELHGLYALVREMRENMHNAEAFADLDVRFHLLIAHATHNTMMVHLLESLRDAIRASVRKGLHKRLNREQMSAVQGFHERLAERLIKRDVDGATEAMHAHFDEIAMSLE; this is encoded by the coding sequence ATGGTTATGCTGACGCGGCTAAAGCCGCTAACCTTGGTAGATCAAGCGAATGAGCAGCTTTACCAATATATAGACCAAAACGGTTTGGAAGAGGGGGATAGTTTACCTTCTATCGCCGAACTGTCCGAAAAATTTGGTGCCAGTCGTGCGGTCATACGAGAGTCATTAAAAAGTCTAGAGGCCAAAGGTATTATTGAAATAGCCAATGGTAAACGGGCGAAAATCAAGCCGGTAACCTCTGAACCTCTCCTTGACTATTTTCAGCGCTTTATGCAGGTGGATCAGCGAGCCGCCTGGGAGTTTGCGGAAATACGCATAGCGTTGGAGATTCAGAGTGTGAGCCTGGCTATTCAGCGCGGCAGTGACGCGGAATTGCATGGTCTGTACGCGCTGGTTCGGGAAATGCGTGAAAACATGCACAATGCAGAAGCCTTTGCCGATCTGGATGTGAGATTCCATTTACTCATCGCCCACGCTACCCACAACACCATGATGGTGCATTTATTGGAGTCTTTGCGTGATGCGATTCGCGCGTCTGTGCGAAAAGGCTTGCATAAGCGCCTGAACCGAGAGCAGATGAGCGCAGTACAGGGCTTTCACGAACGGTTAGCAGAAAGATTAATTAAGCGTGATGTTGATGGTGCTACCGAGGCCATGCACGCTCACTTTGACGAAATAGCTATGTCGTTAGAGTAA
- a CDS encoding bifunctional 4-hydroxy-2-oxoglutarate aldolase/2-dehydro-3-deoxy-phosphogluconate aldolase: MHIELKKIEKIKVVPVVAINNAADAVPLANALVEGGLPCAEITFRTEAALDSIKAMAKLGNIQVGAGTVSKIDQVKAAVDAGATFMVSPGFNPKVVQYCVENNIPIAPGITNPTDIEMALDYDLEVLKFFPAEAFGGINTLKALSAPYGSIKFIPTGGIGANNLLDYLKFPKVLACGGSWMVKSDLIEDKKFDQIALLTKEAVDLVNSLQA; encoded by the coding sequence ATGCATATTGAATTGAAAAAAATCGAGAAAATTAAAGTTGTTCCCGTTGTCGCCATTAACAATGCCGCTGACGCTGTGCCCCTTGCTAACGCTTTGGTTGAAGGTGGATTGCCCTGTGCAGAAATTACCTTTCGTACCGAAGCGGCTTTGGATTCTATAAAGGCTATGGCCAAACTGGGCAATATCCAGGTGGGTGCTGGTACTGTTTCCAAAATTGATCAGGTTAAAGCCGCAGTTGATGCCGGGGCGACCTTTATGGTGTCGCCAGGTTTTAATCCAAAAGTGGTTCAGTACTGCGTAGAAAACAATATACCCATTGCTCCTGGGATTACTAATCCAACGGATATTGAAATGGCGTTGGATTATGATCTAGAGGTGCTGAAGTTTTTCCCGGCGGAAGCCTTCGGTGGTATAAACACGCTAAAAGCGTTAAGTGCGCCCTACGGCTCAATCAAATTTATACCCACTGGCGGTATTGGTGCAAATAATCTATTAGATTATTTGAAGTTTCCTAAAGTCCTGGCTTGCGGTGGCAGCTGGATGGTGAAATCCGATCTGATTGAAGATAAAAAGTTTGATCAAATAGCCTTGTTAACGAAAGAGGCTGTGGACTTGGTGAACAGTTTACAAGCGTAG
- a CDS encoding sugar kinase codes for MSVLNIKSKESCQYDLVSLGEVMLRLDPGEGRIRCSRQFRAWEGGGEYNVARGLRRCFGQRTAIVTALADNDVGRLVEDLILQGGVDSSMIKWVPYDGLGQSVRNGLNFTERGYGIRGAVGVSDRGHTAVSQLKRGDIDWEDLFGNKGVRWLHTGGIFAALSESTADVVEEAMAAAKKYGTIISYDLNYRPSLWKSIGGEAKAQEVNRRLAQYVDVMIGNEEDFTACLGFDVEGVDHNLSNLEIDKFKAMINKATTEFPNFKVTATTLRAVKTATVNDWGAISWAAGEFYEATHRPNLEIMDRVGGGDSFASGLIYGYLTFGDPDKAVNYGAAHGALAMTTPGDTTMANLKEVEKIVGGGGARVDR; via the coding sequence ATGTCGGTTTTAAATATAAAATCAAAAGAAAGTTGTCAATATGATCTAGTGTCGCTTGGTGAAGTTATGCTGCGTTTGGATCCAGGAGAGGGGCGTATTCGTTGTAGCCGTCAGTTTCGCGCCTGGGAGGGTGGCGGTGAATACAATGTCGCTCGTGGCCTGCGACGTTGCTTTGGTCAGCGTACTGCGATTGTTACTGCGCTTGCAGATAATGATGTTGGCCGTTTAGTGGAAGATTTAATTTTGCAGGGCGGAGTGGATTCCTCCATGATCAAGTGGGTACCTTACGATGGTCTGGGGCAGTCGGTTCGCAACGGCCTTAACTTTACCGAGCGCGGTTACGGTATCCGTGGCGCTGTCGGTGTTTCGGATCGCGGCCATACCGCGGTATCTCAATTAAAGCGAGGAGATATCGACTGGGAAGACTTGTTCGGAAATAAAGGTGTTCGTTGGCTTCACACCGGTGGCATTTTTGCTGCGTTGTCTGAATCTACCGCAGATGTTGTCGAAGAGGCTATGGCGGCGGCAAAGAAATACGGCACCATTATTTCTTATGATTTAAACTATCGTCCTTCGCTATGGAAATCTATTGGTGGCGAGGCCAAGGCACAGGAAGTCAATCGTCGACTGGCACAATATGTCGATGTCATGATCGGCAACGAAGAAGACTTTACAGCTTGCCTGGGCTTTGACGTTGAAGGTGTCGATCATAATTTGTCGAACCTGGAGATCGATAAATTCAAAGCTATGATCAACAAAGCCACAACAGAATTTCCGAACTTTAAAGTGACGGCGACCACCCTGAGAGCGGTTAAAACTGCCACAGTAAATGACTGGGGTGCTATAAGCTGGGCTGCAGGAGAGTTCTATGAGGCTACTCACAGGCCCAACCTGGAAATTATGGATCGCGTTGGCGGCGGCGACAGCTTTGCTTCCGGCTTGATTTATGGCTACCTTACCTTTGGTGATCCCGACAAAGCCGTTAATTACGGTGCAGCGCACGGGGCTTTGGCCATGACAACCCCAGGTGATACCACGATGGCTAACTTAAAAGAAGTTGAAAAAATTGTTGGCGGTGGTGGGGCCCGAGTAGACCGCTAA